In Caproicibacterium amylolyticum, a genomic segment contains:
- a CDS encoding DNA alkylation repair protein, with protein MHAVQLEQKLKALAEPAYQAFSAKLLPPAAAAKLLGVRLPVLRKIARELARSEWRTFLRECPDDYMEETMLQGMVIGCAQAQPEEILVWVQQFVPKIDNWSVCDSFCAGLKIARKAPETVWQFLQPYLADEREYYARFGLVMLLDYFAVEDYSASALQQIDRMPCTAYYAQMAAAWAVSVFYVHCPQTTMMYLHHSRLDNFTYNKALQKITESYCVSAEEKQIIRSMKRR; from the coding sequence ATGCATGCAGTACAGTTGGAACAAAAACTGAAAGCGCTGGCAGAACCCGCGTATCAGGCTTTTTCAGCAAAACTGCTGCCACCCGCCGCTGCCGCAAAGCTGCTGGGTGTGCGCCTGCCCGTTTTGCGAAAAATCGCCCGGGAACTGGCCCGCTCAGAATGGAGGACATTTCTGCGGGAGTGCCCGGACGATTATATGGAAGAAACAATGCTGCAGGGGATGGTCATTGGCTGTGCACAGGCGCAGCCGGAAGAAATTCTTGTCTGGGTACAGCAGTTTGTACCGAAAATCGACAATTGGTCCGTCTGTGACAGCTTCTGTGCCGGACTGAAAATTGCCCGAAAAGCACCGGAAACTGTGTGGCAGTTTCTGCAGCCGTATTTAGCGGATGAACGGGAATATTATGCGCGGTTTGGACTGGTCATGCTGCTGGATTACTTTGCAGTGGAGGACTATTCCGCAAGCGCACTGCAGCAGATTGACCGGATGCCATGTACAGCATATTATGCCCAGATGGCGGCGGCGTGGGCGGTTTCGGTTTTTTATGTGCATTGTCCGCAGACGACCATGATGTATTTGCATCACAGCCGACTGGACAACTTTACTTACAACAAAGCATTACAAAAAATTACGGAGTCCTACTGTGTTTCTGCGGAGGAAAAACAGATCATTCGCAGCATGAAGCGCCGGTAA